One genomic segment of Impatiens glandulifera chromosome 6, dImpGla2.1, whole genome shotgun sequence includes these proteins:
- the LOC124943604 gene encoding proline-rich receptor-like protein kinase PERK14: MSSHITSLQPLFCDRLPLSPKSQPSSVTAYILAISRLRPLGHISSPPILSHLPSPTSQPPPFVTDTTAAATDDVSATSRRLLRLIHLPSPTSQPPPVATYVLAISLLRRLNHLPSPPTSQSPPVVDAPVTSRNRRLNQISSPTSQPSLLPSFHSLKSTPAAADVSVTSVAAYVSTTSRLRCISHLPSPPTSQPSPSPTSQPPPFAAYVSTSSVADFLATSHSRRLSHLQSSTSQPSSLSRFHCLDSLRRRRLNHLPSPLKSQPYPDSDVSATSHRRLRLSHFTSLTFKPPPFAAYVSVISRLQCLSIVHSI; the protein is encoded by the exons ATGAGTTCTCACATAACTTCCCTTCAGCCTTTGTTTTGCGATAGACTTCCGTTGTCACCAAAGTCTCAGCCATCTTCCGTCACCGCCTACATCTTAGCCATCTCCCGTCTCCGACCTCTCGGCCACATCTCGTCGCCGCCTATTCTCAGTCATCTCCCGTCTCCGACGTCTCAGCCACCTCCCTTCGTCACCGAC ACTACCGCCGCCGCTACCGACGATGTCTCAGCCACCTCCCGTCGCCTCCTACGTCTCATCCATCTTCCATCCCCGACGTCTCAGCCACCTCCCGTCGCCACCTACGTCTTAGCCATCTCCCTTCTCCGACGTCTCAACCACCTCCCTTCGCCGCCGACGTCTCAGTCACCTCCCGTCGTCGACGCCCCAGTCACCTCCCGTAACCGACGTCTCAACCAAATCTCGTCGCCGACGTCTCAACCGTCTTTGTTGCCTAGCTTCCACTCTTTAA AATCGACTCCCGCCGCCGCCGATGTTTCAGTCACCTCCGTCGCCGCCTACGTCTCAACCACCTCCCGTCTCCGATGTATCAGCCACCTCCCGTCGCCGCCTACGTCTCAGCCATCTCCGTCTCCGACGTCTCAACCACCTCCCTTCGCCGCCTACGTCTCAACATCTTCCGTCGCCGACTTCTTAGCCACCTCCCATAGCCGACGTCTCAGCCACCTCCAGTCGTCGACGTCTCAACCATCTTCGCTGTCTAGATTCCACTGTTTAG ACTCCCTCCGTCGTCGACGTCTCAACCACCTCCCATCGCCGCTTAAGTCTCAGCCATATCCCGACTCCGACGTCTCAGCCACCTCCCATCGTCGCCTACGTCTCAGTCATTTCACGTCTCTAACGTTTAAGCCACCTCCCTTCGCCGCCTACGTCTCAGTCATCTCACGTCTCCAATGTCTTAGTATTGTTCATAGCATTTAA